In one Drosophila pseudoobscura strain MV-25-SWS-2005 chromosome X, UCI_Dpse_MV25, whole genome shotgun sequence genomic region, the following are encoded:
- the LOC117183216 gene encoding uncharacterized protein isoform X2, which translates to MHNIKSNLDMDNSKGKEPDDKSCFSRQGVITSLRNNGGTIDMYITFDGQASKHISAAYQLDVGRRGRVFGVQEGGKGLPEAELGRTSHRINDASGYGGIKA; encoded by the exons ATGCACAACATAAAAAGCAATCTAGACATGGACAACAGCAAGGGGAAAGAGCCTGACGATAAGTCCTGCTTTAGCCGGCAGGGGGTCATCACCTCTCTGCGCAACAACGGTGGTACCATTGATATGTACATCACCTTCGACGGGCAGGCTTCCAAACATATATCAGCTGCCTATCAGCTAGACGTGGGTCGACGTGGTCGAGTATTTGGGGTCCAAGAAGGGGGAAAAGGACTCCCTGAAGCAGAACTGGGGAGAACCAGTCACCGAATCAACG ATGCTTCGGGATATGGAGGAATTAAAGCTTAA
- the LOC6900184 gene encoding probable RNA helicase armi, whose translation MVQNRILVAAPSNIVADLITKLIIASKALTTGEFIRIVRQSLIKEELIPPELMTHCATLDICAKETAEDTMLITKSCLKLRCQREILGAHRLIIGTCATLGNPMPMSFPGGHFTHLFMDETGQSTEPKTLMPAALLSKDRGRVILAGDPHQLQPVVHSSYGRACGFGTSMLERLLNTRTIGPCPRSWPHVVSCSMAMN comes from the exons ATGGTACAAAATCGCATCTTGGTGGCCGCACCCTCGAACATTGTCGCGGATCTCATTACCAAGCTAATCATTGCCAGCAAAGCGCTGACCACTGGCGAATTCATTCGAATCGTTCGGCAAAGTCTGATTAAGGAAGAACTCATTCCACCCGAGCTTATGACCCACTGTGCCACCTTGGACATATGCGCCAAAGAAACCGCTGAAGACACC ATGCTAATCACCAAGTCGTGTCTGAAGCTGCGTTGCCAGAGAGAGATTTTGGGTGCCCATCGCTTGATCATCGGCACCTGTGCCACCCTGGGAAACCCTATGCCGATGTCATTTCCGGGCGGACACTTCACCCACCTGTTCATGGATGAGACTGGCCAGTCGACCGAGCCGAAGACGCTGATGCCGGCAGCTCTGCTTTCCAAGGATCGAGGTCGGGTCATCCTGGCCGGTGATCCGCATCAGTTGCAGCCTGTAGTTCACAGCAGCTATGGACGTGCCTGTGGTTTCGGCACCTCCATGCTGGAGCGCCTGCTGAACACTCGAACTATCGGACCCTGCCCTCGATCATGGCCACATGTAgtaagctgttctatggcgatGAATTGA
- the LOC117183216 gene encoding probable RNA helicase armi isoform X1: protein MHNIKSNLDMDNSKGKEPDDKSCFSRQGVITSLRNNGGTIDMYITFDGQASKHISAAYQLDVGRRGRVFGVQEGGKGLPEAELGRTSHRINVPFIPFQMLRDMEELKLKDSTYFKTQKRIIHGMVIERQKSTIELLTSSGRQKYELENVQMTFVPKKGDWVILKCAVQLDDGYVDKQGEILELLKVFPARG from the exons ATGCACAACATAAAAAGCAATCTAGACATGGACAACAGCAAGGGGAAAGAGCCTGACGATAAGTCCTGCTTTAGCCGGCAGGGGGTCATCACCTCTCTGCGCAACAACGGTGGTACCATTGATATGTACATCACCTTCGACGGGCAGGCTTCCAAACATATATCAGCTGCCTATCAGCTAGACGTGGGTCGACGTGGTCGAGTATTTGGGGTCCAAGAAGGGGGAAAAGGACTCCCTGAAGCAGAACTGGGGAGAACCAGTCACCGAATCAACG TCCCATTCATCCCCTTTCAGATGCTTCGGGATATGGAGGAATTAAAGCTTAAAGACTCCACCTACTTCAAAACGCAGAAGCGTATCATCCATGGCATGGTCATCGAGCGCCAGAAGTCCACCATCGAACTGTTAACCAGCTCGGGCCGTCAAAAGTATGAACTGGAAAACGTGCAGATGACATTTGTGCCAAAGAAGGGCGACTGGGTGATACTCAAGTGCGCTGTCCAGCTGGACGATGGCTATGTGGACAAGCAGGGGGAAATTCTCGAGTTGCTGAAGGTGTTTCCAGCACGAGGTTAA
- the LOC117183216 gene encoding probable RNA helicase armi isoform X3, producing the protein MLRDMEELKLKDSTYFKTQKRIIHGMVIERQKSTIELLTSSGRQKYELENVQMTFVPKKGDWVILKCAVQLDDGYVDKQGEILELLKVFPARG; encoded by the coding sequence ATGCTTCGGGATATGGAGGAATTAAAGCTTAAAGACTCCACCTACTTCAAAACGCAGAAGCGTATCATCCATGGCATGGTCATCGAGCGCCAGAAGTCCACCATCGAACTGTTAACCAGCTCGGGCCGTCAAAAGTATGAACTGGAAAACGTGCAGATGACATTTGTGCCAAAGAAGGGCGACTGGGTGATACTCAAGTGCGCTGTCCAGCTGGACGATGGCTATGTGGACAAGCAGGGGGAAATTCTCGAGTTGCTGAAGGTGTTTCCAGCACGAGGTTAA
- the LOC6900185 gene encoding uncharacterized protein, producing MQVNEMAPTTIEENAFALGKRDVPDQFQLDPERLWKTHWLTVYAQDIFVNMKEAEMRRRPILFNSMQLEERPKLLQLCIFAAQKYKLNRASVHLGIYYMDCMTDYYTISSEKLPLLALTCLHIAAQIEDNDASVPRYSELNCLIPGSLYTVFEYNVVERKVLASLNFELMRPTTASFVEFFACSFLTRNDFAHYKAMLENNPSEPNDQSPLHYESFAVMMSALSQLLLRLADCTLSITSFANTRPSLLAAACIGAVRHLSGLNGWSQYLSKLTSYPEHEVEPLVGEITKYYNWQQNSSVAPNALPTYVNMGPSSADTINPNCSTTDSGIGDPMVIVKESVTVQHDNITVQVQKPAVPGSDLAGVVQEEPQEPAVFSQEELQIAAVFSQGELQEQAAFSQGELQITAVFSLAGLQEQTDLQYEEQQTQTTLELNELTLDSKEKAKKLDKEVVIKELERAFKRKRVDNDCQDEPQAKRLTD from the exons ATGCAAGTGAATGAAATGGCGCCAACCACCATCGAAGAGAATGCTTTTGCATTAGGAAAGCGAGATGTACCGGATCAGTTTCAACTGGATCCTGAG CGTCTCTGGAAGACGCATTGGCTCACCGTTTATGCCCAGGACATATTTGTGAACATGAAGGAGGCAGAGATGCGTCGTCGTCCCATATTATTCAACTCCATGCAGCTGGAGGAGCGCCCCAAATTGTTGCAGCTTTGTATATTCGCAGCGCAAAAGTACAAACTGAATCGCGCCTCAGTGCATTTGG GTATCTACTATATGGATTGTATGACCGACTACTACACGATTAGTAGCGAAAAACTGCCATTGCTGGCCCTCACATGTCTTCACATTGCGGCCCAGATCGAAGACAACGATGCGAGTGTGCCGCGCTACAGCGAACTGAACTGCCTGATACCTGGTTCGTTGTACACCGTTTTCGAATACAATGTGGTGGAGCGCAAGGTGCTGGCCAGCCTGAATTTTGAGCTAATGCGTCCCACCACGGCCAGCTTTGTGGAGTTTTTTGCTTGCAGCTTCCTCACGCGCAACGACTTCGCCCACTACAAGGCCATGCTGGAGAACAATCCTAGCGAGCCAAACGATCAATCGCCATTGCACTACGAAAGCTTTGCAGTCATGATGTCGGCCTtgtcgcagctgctgctccgcctGGCAGACTGTACATTGAGCA ttACAAGTTTTGCAAACACGCGACCTTCTTTATTGGCCGCCGCCTGCATAGGAGCGGTGCGTCATCTAAGCGGACTCAATGGCTGGTCACAATATCTCTCCAAACTGACATCTTATCCGGAACACGAGGTTGAGCCATTGGTGGGGGAGATCACAAAGTACTATAACTGGCAGCAGAACAGCTCCGTGGCGCCCAATGCCCTGCCAACATACGTAAACATGGGCCCATCTTCGGCAGATACCATTAATCCCAATTGCTCCACAACGGACTCTGGCATTGGCGATCCGATGGTCATAGTGAAGGAATCGGTGACCGTGCAGCATGATAACATTACTGTGCAGGTGCAGAAACCTGCTGTTCCAGGGTCCGATCTAGCTGGAGTTGTTCAAGAAGAGCCGCAGGAACCAGCTGTCTTTTCTCAGGAAGAGCTGCAGATAGCAGCTGTCTTTTCTCAAGGAGAGCTGCAGGAACAAGCTGCCTTTTCTCAGGGAGAGCTGCAGATAACAGCTGTCTTTTCTCTAGCAGGTCTGCAGGAACAGACTGACTTACAATACGAAGAGCAGCAGACACAGACAACCTTAGAGCTGAATGAATTAACATTAGACTCCAAGGAAAAAGCGAAGAAATTAGATAAAGAAGTGGTCATAAAAGAACTGGAACGTGCTTTCAAGCGCAAGCGTGTAGATAATGACTGCCAAGATGAGCCGCAAGCGAAGCGTCTTACCGACTGA